The sequence TTGGAAGTTTTGGGCAGTTGATCATTCATAACTATTTATAATTATGGTTTAATAAGCATAATTTGTAAATTACTAATTTAAACTTTAGTTTTATGTGTTTAGCTATCCCTGGCAAAATTACTAAAATCAACGGTCGTGAAGTTTTGGTCAAATATCCTGACCAAACTCGTAAAGCCTTGCTGACTGAGGAAAAAGTACAAGTTGGTGATTGGGTTATGGTCCAAATGGGATTGGTGGCCCGAGTTCTATCAGCAAAAGATGCTAAAGAGATGCTTAAAGCTTGGCAAACAAGCTAGTCTTTCCTGCTTTCTAATCCTTCAACTACTCGAATTACCGGCTCTTTCCAAGGATGTACCTGCCAAATAGCTGCAATTATTTTCTGCAAGAGTTGTTCATCTTTGGGAATTGAAAATTCTAATTTGACTGTTTTAGAGCTATAGATTTTTTCGGGATCAATGTTTTGGTTTGGCTCAGCTTCAGGTTTGAGCTGGTAAAATTCCTCTCCAGCCGGAGATTGGAAATAAACCCCATGGTAATTGCCGTAGTTAAGTTCAGTAACTTGTTTAATTGCGTCAATTAAAACTTTAGCTTTTTCGGGAATAATATAAACCGTAATTTGATATGAATCAACGAGCATAGTATTCTTCTAAATCCATAAACTGAATTTCTTCCCTAGTATTTTTTAGATCTTGGATCGTAAAGTCTTGAGTTTTTTGATCAAATGCTACGCAACAATCAGCAATAACAGTAATAGCAAAATCTCGATCATAAGCTGCTTCTACAAAACTACGAACACAAAGATTAGTTAAAATTCCTGCCACCACAACTTTAGTAACTCCTACCAATTCTTGTTCAAGCTTGGTTTGATAAAAAGGGTTAATGCGATACTTGGTAATTAAAGTATCCTTTTTGTCTTTGTGTAGTAATGAAATTATCTCTACTCCTTTAGAATTAGGAGCAAAGTCTGTTTTTGAATCTTGTTCAATATGTCTAGTAAAAATGATTTTTAAACCCTGTTTACGAGCAAACTGAATAAGTCGATTTACTTTCTCTAATATTTTAGCTATATCACCCACGAAGTAATCAGACTTGGGATCAAGCCATTGTTCCTGAAAGTCAATCAAAATCAAAGCAGCGTCTGACATATTTAAGCTTTATTCTCCTCTTGCCATCTTGGTAAAGCAGGTAACATAGTATCAACCATAGTTTCAGCTTCTTCCTTGCTTTTACCCATAAATTTTATAGCTGCGCCAATACTGCCAGTCCGCACTTCTTCATAACTTTTAAGTTTACCCGTTTCTTGATCCTGGCAATAAATACAATAACGCTCATCAAATTTGGAAACAGTTTTGGCATCTGTGGGCATACCACAACTTTGACAAGTATTCATAGGTTTTTTAAAAATTAATAACAAGTATATTGTAGCAAGTAAACAGATTTTCTAAAATTTGCTACAATTGACCATTCTCTACCTATGATCAAAAAACAAATCATTATCATTGCTACGGCTTTAGCTATTTTTTTACTAACTGGGGCTATTATTTTTACTTTAGTTCAAACCAAAACTAACAACCTCACTACTTTTAATAATCAAGTTTTTGACAAAGCTCAAGTTACTCCAAAGCCCACTCCCACCCCAGATCCCCTGGCTCCACAGCAGATTTTGCTCTTAGGTTACGGTGGGCCAAACCATGATGGTGGTTATCTTTCAGACACGATTATGATAGCTAGCATTAATTTTAGGCAAAAACAGATTACGTTAATTTCCATTCCTCGAGACCTTTGGGTCAATTTGCCTATAGCCAAAGACCCTTACTATAGCAAGATTAATGCTGCCTACGCTATTGGTCTAGATGATAAAGGATATCCTCAAAAACCCAAGGAGTATTCGGGCACTGATGGCGGCTTTAACCTTGCTAAAACTGTAATCACCCAAGTTACTGGCCTTCCTATTAATTACACAGTCGGAGTGGATTTTTCTGGCTTTGAAACGATTATCAATACCTTGGGCGGAGTTGGTGTCTATGTACCATTTGCTTTTGATGATCCTTACTATCCGCTGCCTGATAAAAAAGATGATTTATGCGGTAAGTCTGAAGAGGAAGTAGCCCAAATTGAAGCAACGTTATCTGGAGAATTGGTTGAGCAATCTTTTAGCTGCCGTTTTGAAAATCTTCATTTTGAGCAAGGCTGGCAAAACATGGATGGTAATACGGCTCTAAAATATGCTCGCTCCCGCCACTCACCTACCAATGGCGGCGATTTTAGCCGGGCATTGCGCCAGCAGGCAGTTTTACAAGCAGTCAAAGATAAAGCCCTCAGTCTCTATGCTATTCCCAAAATCCCCCAACTGATTTCCCAGTTTTTTGATTTTGTGACTACTGATATTAGTCTGAAAGATGTGCTAGCCCTAGTCAAAAAGCAACCCAATCTAGGAGAGTATCAACTTAAAACTGTTGCTTTAACTACTGATAATGTCTTGACGTTTGGTGTCAGCAATGACGGTCAATCGATTTTGATGCCAAAAGATGGCATTGATAAATGGCAGAAGATACACAGCTTTATTAAAACCGAGTTGGAAGCTACTGATAGTGCCGCTCTAGAATAAGGTATAAATAAACGGCGCCAGAGCCGAACCAGAACTGACCACAAGTAAAACACCTATCAGCAGCAAAACTAGCATAATTGGTGCTAGCCAAAACAGCTTGCGCTGCCATAAAAATTCTACAACTTCTTTGAGTAGTCCTAGTGAGCTCATATATGATTTACTATAAAGCAAATATTAATCCAAAGTAAACTCCTGTCGCCAATTAGTATCATCTTTTAAAGGCTTCATGTCTTTTTTGTCTAGTAAAAAGTTTTCTAAAACCAAATAGTCAATATCAGTCCTCATAAAGCAGCGGTAAGCATCTTGGGGCGTACAGACAATAGGCTCACCTCTGACATTGAAAGAGGTATTGACCAAAACCCCATAGCCAGTCAGCTTTTTAAACGCCTTCAACACATCGTAGTAGTACGGGTTTTCGCTTTGGTTGACGCTCTGGACCCGGGCTGAGTAGTCAATGTGAGTAATAGCCGGAATATCAGACCGAGGCACATTGAGTTTATCTATACCCCACAGTTTTTCCTGCTTAGCACTCATTATTTTACAGTGGTTTTTATTAACTTGAGCAACAAGCAGCATGTAGGGTGACTTTCGGTCTAGCTCAAAATACTTACTAATGTCTTCTTCTAAAACTACCGGCGCAAAAGGCCGGAATGACTCCCGGAATTTGATTTTTAGATTCATAACCGACTGCATGGTTTTAGACCGGGCATCACCTAAAATACTGCGGGCCCCTAAAGCTCTGGGCCCAAACTCCATCCGTCCCTGGAAAAAGCCGATTACTTTTTCTTTAGCTAAAAGCTGGGCAATGGTATCCGTAAGTTTTTGTCGGTCTTCATAAAACTGATGCTTGATCCTATTTTTATCTAAGAACCTGGCGATGTAGGCATTACTAAATGAAGGCCCTAAAAGCGAGGCTTTTTGGCTATCTTGGTTTTTGACAACTTTTCGATTTTCTCCTAAATACTGATACCAAACTGACAGGGCTGCTCCTAAAGCTCCACCAGCATCCCCAGCTGCCGGCTGAATCCAAATATCATCAAAAATTTTCTCCCGTAAAATCCGCCCATTCGCTACACAGTTTAGAGCCACTCCTCCAGCCAGACACAGGTTTTTAGCTTTAGTTTGAGTCTTAGCGTAGCGGGCCTGGCGCAGCATAATTTCTTCAGCTACTTCCTGGACCGACCGGGCCAGGTCCATATCTTTTTGCGTCAGTTTAGTTTCACTCTTTCGAGCTGGACCACCAAAGAGTTTGTCAAAGGCATGACTAGTCATCGTTAACCCTGACAGGTAATTAAAGTACCTGAGGTTCAAATGAAACGAGCCATCAGCTTTGAGGTCAACTAGTTCATCCAGAATTGTTTGCACATACTTGGGTTGGCCATATGGTGCTAAACCCATCACTTTATATTCACCTGAATTGACCTTGAAACCCGTGTAGTAAGTCATAGCTGAATACAGCAGGCCCAAAGAGTGCGGAAAGCGCTGTTCTTTCAAAAGATTAATATTATTACCTTCGCCGTAACCAATACTGGAAGTCGTCCATTCGCCTACTCCATCTGTGGTTATAATGGCAGCTTTAGCAAAAGGTGATGGGTAAAAGGCTGAAGCCGCATGCGCCTGATGATGTTGGGTAAACAGAATCGGAACATTACTGATTTCTAATTCTCTAGCAATAGTCGATTTAATCCACAGCTTCTCCCGCAACCACAAGGGAATAGCTTTGGCAAAAGAAGCAAAACCTTGAGGCACTGTGTCAGCATAGGTAGTTAGAATCCGTTCAAATTTAACCAACGGCTTGTCATAAAAAACAATAAAGTCCAAATCTTGAGCCTCAATTTGAGCTAGTTGCAAACAAGATTTAATAGCTTGAGCTGGGAATGCTTCATCACCTTTTTTACGGCTAAAGCGTTCTTCCTGGGCAGCAGCTAGTATTTCACCATCTCGAACCAGACAGGCTGCACTATCATGGTAAAAAGCAGAAATTCCTAAAATATAGGTCATATTAAAACTGTTTTTCAAAATCGTTTTTACTTACCTTTTTGGGACTAAAATCTAACCAGTAGCTGTCACATTTGGAATCAATAGCTTTATCCAGCAAATCGTTTTTAAATAGTTTGATCAGTAGTGA comes from Candidatus Beckwithbacteria bacterium and encodes:
- a CDS encoding HypC/HybG/HupF family hydrogenase formation chaperone, which produces MCLAIPGKITKINGREVLVKYPDQTRKALLTEEKVQVGDWVMVQMGLVARVLSAKDAKEMLKAWQTS
- a CDS encoding cysteine hydrolase, which gives rise to MSDAALILIDFQEQWLDPKSDYFVGDIAKILEKVNRLIQFARKQGLKIIFTRHIEQDSKTDFAPNSKGVEIISLLHKDKKDTLITKYRINPFYQTKLEQELVGVTKVVVAGILTNLCVRSFVEAAYDRDFAITVIADCCVAFDQKTQDFTIQDLKNTREEIQFMDLEEYYAR
- a CDS encoding carbamoyltransferase, whose amino-acid sequence is MTYILGISAFYHDSAACLVRDGEILAAAQEERFSRKKGDEAFPAQAIKSCLQLAQIEAQDLDFIVFYDKPLVKFERILTTYADTVPQGFASFAKAIPLWLREKLWIKSTIARELEISNVPILFTQHHQAHAASAFYPSPFAKAAIITTDGVGEWTTSSIGYGEGNNINLLKEQRFPHSLGLLYSAMTYYTGFKVNSGEYKVMGLAPYGQPKYVQTILDELVDLKADGSFHLNLRYFNYLSGLTMTSHAFDKLFGGPARKSETKLTQKDMDLARSVQEVAEEIMLRQARYAKTQTKAKNLCLAGGVALNCVANGRILREKIFDDIWIQPAAGDAGGALGAALSVWYQYLGENRKVVKNQDSQKASLLGPSFSNAYIARFLDKNRIKHQFYEDRQKLTDTIAQLLAKEKVIGFFQGRMEFGPRALGARSILGDARSKTMQSVMNLKIKFRESFRPFAPVVLEEDISKYFELDRKSPYMLLVAQVNKNHCKIMSAKQEKLWGIDKLNVPRSDIPAITHIDYSARVQSVNQSENPYYYDVLKAFKKLTGYGVLVNTSFNVRGEPIVCTPQDAYRCFMRTDIDYLVLENFLLDKKDMKPLKDDTNWRQEFTLD